A region from the Rosa rugosa chromosome 6, drRosRugo1.1, whole genome shotgun sequence genome encodes:
- the LOC133717625 gene encoding uncharacterized protein LOC133717625, producing the protein MRKLCPNLDREDGLETVLEVPVPEEIFSPTNKSPKISWQNMKSWMKSSNTEHSTVFGSKSAEIQLLLGVIGAPLIPISIPNNDHQPINRNLKDQPIEASMAKYIVKQYIAAVGGETALNSIDSMYAMGKVKMAASEFCTGEGKLNSPKGKMKNLKSLGSGEMGGFVLWQKRPELWCLELVVSGCKISAGSDGKVAWRQTPWHHSHASRGPPRPLRRLLQGLDPRSTANLFSNSVCIGEKPINDEDCFILKLEAESSTLQARSSSNVDIIRHTVWGYFSQRTGLLVQLEDSHLLRIKTSGNDSIFWETTMESYIQDYRTVDGINIAHSGRTSVSLVRFGESNVAHSRTRMEEIWDIEEVDFNIKGLSMDCFLPPGDLKKEEEGGMVTNTKAKLPLRILSSSRIRASKIAAIDVYDDDSESSGSSDQEL; encoded by the exons ATGAGGAAGCTTTGTCCCAACTTGGACCGTGAAGACGGCTTGGAAACTGTTCTGGAGGTTCCAGTCCCAGAAGAGATATTCTCTCCTACTaacaaaagccccaaaatttcATGGCAGAACATGAAGTCGTGGATGAAATCATCAAACACAGAGCATTCAACTGTATTTGGAAGCAAAAGCGCCGAGATCCAACTCTTGCTTGGAGTTATTGGAGCTCCACTGATTCCTATTTCTATTCCTAACAACGATCACCAACCCATCAATCGCAACCTCAAGGATCAACCCATT GAGGCTTCAATGGCTAAATACATAGTGAAGCAATACATAGCTGCAGTGGGTGGAGAGACGGCCTTGAACTCCATAGACAGCATGTATGCAATGGGAAAGGTGAAGATGGCAGCTTCAGAGTTTTGTACTGGGGAAGGAAAGTTGAATAGTCCCAAGGGGAAAATGAAGAACTTGAAGTCACTTGGGAGTGGTGAAATGGGAGGGTTTGTACTGTGGCAGAAGAGGCCAGAGCTGTGGTGCTTGGAACTAGTGGTGTCTGGCTGCAAGATTAGCGCCGGGAGTGATGGCAAGGTGGCTTGGCGACAAACCCCCTGGCATCACTCCCATGCTTCCCGAGGCCCGCCTCGTCCCCTCAGGCGTCTTCTTCAG GGTCTTGATCCAAGGTCAACTGCAAATTTATTCAGCAATTCCGTTTGCATTGGAGAGAAACCAATCAACGACGAAGACTGCTTCATACTAAAACTCGAAGCCGAATCCTCAACGCTCCAAGCAAGAAGCAGCAGCAACGTAGATATAATACGACACACCGTTTGGGGATACTTCAGCCAAAGGACAGGTCTCCTGGTCCAACTAGAAGACTCCCACCTCCTGAGAATCAAAACCTCCGGCAACGACAGCATTTTCTGGGAAACCACAATGGAGTCGTACATTCAAGACTACAGAACCGTCGACGGCATTAACATTGCACATTCGGGGAGGACAAGCGTGTCGTTGGTCAGGTTCGGCGAGAGCAATGTAGCGCATTCGAGGACTCGGATGGAAGAGATTTGGGACATTGAGGAAGTTGATTTCAACATTAAGGGTTTGTCCATGGATTGCTTCTTGCCTCCTGGTGACTTGAAGAAAGAGGAGGAAGGAGGGATGGTGACTAATACCAAGGCAAAGTTACCGCTCAGGATTTTATCATCTTCAAGAATTCGAGCTTCGAAAATAGCAGCCATTGATGTTTATGATGATGATTCAGAAAGCAGTGGAAGTAGTGACCAAGAACTGTAA
- the LOC133714556 gene encoding 17.3 kDa class I heat shock protein-like, producing MSLIPNPFGRRSGSFDPFSLHVWDHHHHHPLDPWPFRSVSSQSETASFAHAHIDWKETPTAHVFKADVPGLRKDEVKVEVEDGKILQISGERKRDVEEKTDTWHRVERSSCRFTRRFRLPENARVEQVQAAMENGVLTVTVPKEEAKKVDVRSIEISG from the coding sequence ATGTCGCTGATTCCCAACCCATTCGGCCGCCGATCGGGCTCGTTCGACCCGTTCTCTCTTCACGTGTgggaccaccaccaccaccacccactGGACCCCTGGCCCTTCCGCTCCGTCTCGTCGCAGTCCGAAACGGCGTCGTTCGCCCACGCGCACATCGACTGGAAGGAGACGCCGACGGCGCACGTGTTCAAGGCCGACGTGCCGGGCCTGCGTAAGGACGAGGTCaaggtggaggtggaggacgGCAAGATCCTCCAGATCAGCGGAGAGCGGAAGCGCGATGTGGAGGAGAAGACCGACACGTGGCACCGGGTGGAGCGCAGCAGCTGCAGGTTCACGAGGCGGTTCCGGCTGCCGGAGAATGCGAGAGTGGAGCAGGTCCAGGCGGCGATGGAGAACGGCGTCCTCACCGTCACTGTGCCCAAGGAGGAGGCCAAGAAGGTCGATGTCAGGTCAATTGAGATTTCTGGTTAA
- the LOC133716885 gene encoding uncharacterized protein LOC133716885 has protein sequence MDPSSKEKYRPNLDTVLEVPHKITVLKVPRKNTTKLWNRMKSLMNPRALSPDVIDEPDGRALASLLRVIGAPLDRTLDRNLILGQWDAGAEYIVKQYVAALGGEKALSSMDSLCATGKVQITVSNGTKGSLKSIGGGGGVGGHGMPGFVLWQKRELWCLEVMLSTGYKVSTGSDGKAPLPWHHSYAYRVPPLPLGHLLQGLNPRSTANLFRNSVCFVDKLPINKEDCFILKLKVEPSTLSSSNVEIVRQTVLGYFSHKTGLLVKLEDSRQLRTTAFGKHSYWESTMESDFQDYRTIDGLNIAHGGRTCVSLCGESSEGHPRRRIVKLVWALEEVGFDIKGLSVECFLPPGDLKKEEESCGMVKSSCAKLTSRIPSALRFQATKVVPSDDSNHDLEGSDISDQEDLQDFESCNSSDHDDSDQS, from the exons ATGGATCCATCGAGCAAGGAGAAGTATCGTCCCAATTTGGATACAGTTCTAGAGGTCCCTCACAAGATCACAGTTCTAAAGGTCCCTCGCAAGAACACAACAAAGTTATGGAACAGAATGAAATCATTGATGAACCCGAGGGCACTGTCTCCCGATGTCATTGATGAACCCGATGGCAGGGCACTAGCTAGCTTACTTAGAGTTATTGGAGCTCCACTCGACCGCACACTCGACCGCAACCTCATCCTAGGGCAATGGGATGCCGGGGCAGAATACATTGTGAAGCAATACGTGGCGGCGTTGGGCGGGGAGAAGGCTTTGTCATCAATGGACAGCTTGTGTGCGACGGGCAAGGTGCAGATCACAGTGTCAAATGGGACGAAAGGAAGCTTGAAATCCATTGGCGGTGGGGGAGGAGTCGGAGGACATGGAATGCCAGGGTTTGTGCTCTGGCAAAAGAGGGAGCTATGGTGCTTGGAAGTGATGTTGTCTACTGGTTACAAAGTTAGCACGGGGAGTGATGGCAAGGCGCCTTTGCCTTGGCATCACTCGTATGCTTATCGAGTCCCACCTCTTCCCCTCGGACATCTCCTTCAG GGTCTAAATCCAAGGTCAACAGCAAATTTATTCAGAAACTCCGTTTGTTTTGTGGACAAATTACCAATAAACAAAGAGGACTGCTTCATACTAAAACTGAAGGTTGAACCTTCAACACTAAGCAGCAGCAACGTAGAGATAGTTCGACAAACCGTTTTGGGCTACTTCAGCCACAAAACAGGCCTTTTGGTGAAGCTAGAAGACTCTCGCCAACTAAGGACGACAGCTTTCGGAAAGCACAGTTATTGGGAATCGACAATGGAGTCAGACTTCCAAGACTACAGAACCATCGACGGCCTCAACATCGCACACGGGGGTAGGACTTGTGTGTCTTTGTGTGGTGAGAGCTCGGAAGGCCATCCCCGGAGAAGAATAGTGAAATTGGTTTGGGCACTTGAAGAAGTAGGTTTTGACATTAAGGGGTTGTCCGTGGAGTGCTTCTTGCCTCCTGGTGACTtaaagaaagaggaagaaagCTGTGGGATGGTGAAATCATCTTGTGCAAAATTAACATCCAGAATTCCATCTGCTTTGAGATTTCAAGCTACCAAAGTAGTTCCCAGTGACGATTCTAATCATGATCTAGAAGGTAGCGACATTAGTGACCAGGAGGATCTTCAAGATTTCGAGAGCTGCAACAGTAGTGACCATGATGATTCTGATCAATCTTAA
- the LOC133717631 gene encoding uncharacterized protein LOC133717631 codes for MASKTQVVVVDVEQGGRRSSGHGYSDSGSDEEEEEEHRSSCVSGSSEEIVERRSSESESSVEEEVDLECGGVPAEVKVHVAKVKRDCRICHLSMDATNHESGIPIELGCSCKEDLAAAHKQCAEAWFKIKGNKTCEICGSTARNVSGVNEAELAEQWNEANDTAVPPAPVATTQPAENRNFWQGHRFLNFLLACMVFAFVISWLFHFNVPS; via the exons ATGGCATCCAAAACCCAAGTTGTAGTTGTTGATGTTGAGCAAGGAGGTCGCCGGAGCTCGGGTCATGGGTACTCGGATTCCGGGTcagatgaggaggaggaggaggagcacaGGAGCTCGTGTGTGTCCGGGAGTAGTGAAGAGATTGTGGAGAGGAGATCCTCTGAGAGTGAGTCTTCGGTAGAGGAGGAGGTGGATCTGGAATGTGGAGGGGTGCCTGCTGAAGTGAAGGTCCACGTGGCAAAAGTGAAGAGGGATTGTAGGATTTGTCATCTGAGCATGGATGCAACCAATCATGAATCTGGGATTCCTATCGAGTTGGGGTGTTCTTGTAAGGAGGACTTGGCTGCTGCACATAAACAGTGTGCTGAGGCCTGGTTCAAAATCAAGGGTAACAA AACCTGTGAGATCTGCGGATCAACTGCACGCAATGTTTCTGGGGTGAATGAAGCTGAGTTGGCAGAGCAGTGGAATGAAGCAAATGATACTGCAGTGCCACCAGCACCAGTTGCCACTACACAGCCAGCAGAGAACCGAAACTTCTGGCAGGGTCATCGGTTCCTCAACTTCTTGCTAGCTTGTATGGTCTTCGCCTTTGTCATCTCTTGGCTCTTTCACTTCAATGTACCCTCATAA
- the LOC133714557 gene encoding 18.1 kDa class I heat shock protein-like has product MALSLFGTGRRSNVFDPFSLDIWDPFQGIGSLVNSSSTAGDTSAFAQTRIDWKETPEAHIFKADLPGLKKEEVKVELEEGNVLQISGERSREQEEKNDKWHRVERSSGKFLRRFRLPDNAKVDHVRATMENGVLTVTVPKAEEQKPQVKSIDISGA; this is encoded by the coding sequence ATGGCTCTCAGTCTCTTTGGCACAGGCCGACGCAGCAACGTCTTCGACCCATTTTCCCTCGACATCTGGGACCCCTTCCAGGGCATAGGCTCTCTCGTCAACTCCTCCTCCACTGCCGGCGACACCTCCGCCTTCGCTCAGACCCGAATCGACTGGAAGGAGACCCCGGAGGCCCACATCTTCAAGGCGGACCTCCCCGGACTGAAGAAGGAAGAAGTGAAGGTTGAGCTGGAGGAAGGGAATGTCCTTCAGATCAGCGGAGAGAGGAGCAGGGAGCAGGAGGAGAAGAAtgacaagtggcacagggtggagAGGAGCAGCGGCAAGTTCCTGAGGAGGTTCAGGCTGCCGGATAATGCAAAGGTGGATCATGTCAGGGCTACTATGGAGAACGGGGTTCTTACTGTGACTGTGCCCAAAGCAGAGGAGCAGAAGCCCCAGGTCAAGAGCATCGACATTTCTGGAGCCTAA